The genomic interval GTCATCATGAACCCGACCTTCTCGATGTACTCGGTGTGTACGGTTCGGGCTGGAGGGGTACCGATATACGTCGACCTACAACCGGACTTCTCTCTGGACCTTGAGGGTGTGCTTGAGGCGTGCCCGGATGCAAGCCTCGTCTTTCTCTGTTCTCCCAACAATCCGACGGGCAATCAGTTCGACACAGATGACATCCTGCGAATAGTAGGAGAGACCCCCGGGATGGTCCTACTTGACGAAGCATATGTCGAGTTCGCGGACAGCTCTCTGGTATCACTCCCGCTGAAGTATGACAACGTGGTCGTGCTGCGGACCATGTCAAAGGCATTCGGGCTTGCATCCCTGAGAGTGGGTTACTGTATCGCCTCTGAAGATGTGGCATTCCAGCTGAGAGAGCGACTTCAACTGCCCTATCCGGTCTCGTCAGTCGCGGTGGCAACAGCACAGAGGATGTTGAAGTGGAGAAAGGTGGTCCTAGAGGCATGCTCGCGTCTCAGTCAGACAAGGGCTAGATTCCTGTCGCTTCTTGCTGAAGTGCAGGGGGTGAGCGCCTTTGACTCACAGGCCAACTTCGTCCTGATGGACTGTAACACTCCCTCGGCATCTGTTGTGTCCAGAATGAGAGAACGCGGATACTTGCTCCGCGACATCGGAACGGCGTGTGGCTATCGTAACCTTGTGAGAGTGACAGTCCCGCCTCCGGAGTCTCTTGATAGTGTCGTTGCAGCACTGAGGGAGGTGGTCGACTAGTGTCTCGCAGCGCAGAGGTCGAGAGGCAGACGAGAGAGACACGCGTGGCAGTTTCAGTGGACCTTGACGGCATTGGCACATCGGAGATACAGCTCAGCATGGGGTTCCTACGACACATGCTTCAGAGTCTGGCGACTCACAGCGCCATTGACATGCGTGTCACAGCAACCGGTGACCTTGATCATCATGTGTCAGAGGACACCGCACTCTGCCTAGGCGAGGCGGTGAGGAAGGCGGTGGACACGAACCTCGGTATAGTCCGTTTCGGTCACGCTGTGGTGCCCATGGACTGTTCACTCTGCGAGGTGGCCCTTGACTTGGGCGGCAGAGCATACTCGGTGATTGACCTTGGTCTTGCCAGCCCATCAGTCGAGGGGTGGTCTTCCGATGATGTGGAACACTTCTTCAGAAGTCTGTCGACGAGTCTGAAGGCCAACCTACATGTCCGGTGTCACTACAGCCGCAATGACCACCACTGTGTGGAGGCTGCATTCAAGGCGCTCGGTCTCTCATTGCGTCAAGCGACAGCACTTGACCCGCGAAGGGCAGGTGTTCCGAGCTCGAAGGGGGTGCTGTGACTGTTGCGCGCGGCGCTGATCGACTATGGTGCCAGCAACACATTGAGCGTGACCGCAGCTCTTCAGCGAGCGGGATTCGCAGTCCACATCACCTCAGACTCACAGGGGCTGCTGGACCACGACGCGATAGTCATTCCGGGTGTGGGGCACTTTCGGACCGCGGCCCTTCGGCTTGTACCCATGCGCAGGGCACTCTCACAGGCGGCTGAAGAGGGGATACCTATTCTCGGGATATGCCTGGGTCTGCAGGTCCTGTTCGAGAAGAGCGAAGAGTCGCCCGAGCCGGGCCTAGGTCTGATGAGAGGCCGGGTTGCATTGATCTCCGGAGGTGAGAGAGTCCCACACATCGGATGGAACGAGATAGTGGCCACGAAGGACTCTGCCCTTCTGAACGGTATCGAGGATGGCTCGCGGGTCTACTTTGTCCACTCGTACCACGTCCTGCCGGAAGACCCAGATACAGTAGCAGCGGTGACCGACTACGGTACTACCCTCGTGTGTGTTGTTGCTGCCGACAACGTGCTCGGGACTCAGTTTCATCCAGAGAAGTCCGGTTCTGTTGGCTCTCAGGTCCTGAAGAACTTCTGCGAGATTGCCAGGAGAGGATAGAATGATCGTGATTCCTGCTATCGACATACTTGACGGAAGAGTGGTACGTCTGGAACAGGGTTGTCCGGACCGTGAGCTGAGGATTAACGGGTCGCTGGAGTCCCTGGCGCGGAAGTGGGAAGAACAGGGTGCGGGCCTCCTGCATCTGGTGGACATTGGTGCGGCGCTGGGCCGTACGCCCTTCAACCGGGACAACGCCTTGCTGGCACAACGTATCAGGACCAGGGTGCAGATGGCCGGAGGCGTCAGAACCCGTGAGCTTGCCGCCACACTGCTGGATTCGGGTGTCTACCGTGTGGTGATGGGCACCGTGTGCGTGGAACAGCCAGCAGTACTTGAAGGACTTGTGGAGGAGTACGGGGACGAGAGAGTTGCAGTGGCCTTGGACTGTGATGGCACAGGCATCCGCACGCACGGGTGGACGCACAGGACGGAACGGTCACTGAGCGGCTTCGTCGAGTCTCTGTGTGACGCCGGAGTCAGTGTCTTTATCGTCACTGCAGTGAAACATGACGGAATGCTATGCGGCCCTGACCTGCGGCTGATGGAGACCGTAATGGCAAGCGGGGTTTCAAGGCTTATCGCCGCGGGTGGCATAGGGTCTCTGCAGGACATCGAACGCGTGAGAGACCTTGGTGCCGAAGGAGTGGTGATAGGCCGTGCCCTGTACGAGAATAGGTTCTCGTTCAGCGAGGCATCCGCGGCCGCAAGGGGGTGAAGAGTCAAGTGGTGCTCGCAAAGAGAATAGTGCCATGTCTGGATGTGGACCGCGGACGTGTGGTGAAGGGTGTGAACTTTCAGTGCCTCGAGGATGCCGGAGACCCTGTGAAGCTGGCCGTGAGGTACTGCCAGGAAGGAGCCGATGAGCTGGTGTTGCTCGACATCTCAGCCTCGCACGAAGGCAGACCCACAGTGTTGGACGTCGTCCGTCGTGTGGCCTCAAACATCGACATCCCGTTCACAGTTGGCGGAGGAATACGTTCTTCACAAGATGCCCTGCGTGTACTCGAGTCTGGCGCGGACAAGGTCTCCGTTAACACGGCCGCTGTCGCAGACCCCTCATTGATTCAGGCGGTGGCGGACGTCTTCGGCAGACAGTGTGTCGTGATTGCGGTTGACGCACGAAGAGGCGCTTCAGACAGTACTCCCCAGAGCGGCTATGAGGTGACCGTGCAGGGTGGACGCGTTGCAACTGGCAGAGATGTGGTGCAGTGGTGCCGTGAGGCCACGATGCTTGGTGGCGGTGAGATCCTGCTGACATCCATGGACCGTGACGGTGTCAAGTCGGGCTACGATATAGAGCTGACCCGTCTGGTGACGAAGAGCGTGCGCGTGCCTGTGATTGCCAGCGGTGGTGCTGGCTCCCTACAGGACATCCATGATGTGCTCACGGAAGGTGGTGCGGACGCAGCGCTGGCCGCCTCTATCTTTCACTATGGGCAGTTCTCCATCTGTGAGGTCAAGTCGTATCTGGAGAAACGAGGAGTGGTTGTCAGGCGATGCAGGTAGTGACCATTGACGAACTTGACTTTGCAAAAGGAAGCGGTCTCATGCCTGTTGTAGTCCAGGACTACACAGATGGAAGTGTTCTCACGCTTGCCTATGTGAATCGAGAGGCCCTTGTGAAGACCATCGAGACCGGCCTCGCACACTTCTACCGGAGGTCTCACGGCACCGTCATGATGAAGGGAGCCACGTCTGGAAACACACAG from Candidatus Thorarchaeota archaeon carries:
- a CDS encoding histidinol-phosphate aminotransferase family protein, which codes for VIMNPTFSMYSVCTVRAGGVPIYVDLQPDFSLDLEGVLEACPDASLVFLCSPNNPTGNQFDTDDILRIVGETPGMVLLDEAYVEFADSSLVSLPLKYDNVVVLRTMSKAFGLASLRVGYCIASEDVAFQLRERLQLPYPVSSVAVATAQRMLKWRKVVLEACSRLSQTRARFLSLLAEVQGVSAFDSQANFVLMDCNTPSASVVSRMRERGYLLRDIGTACGYRNLVRVTVPPPESLDSVVAALREVVD
- a CDS encoding imidazoleglycerol-phosphate dehydratase, whose product is MSRSAEVERQTRETRVAVSVDLDGIGTSEIQLSMGFLRHMLQSLATHSAIDMRVTATGDLDHHVSEDTALCLGEAVRKAVDTNLGIVRFGHAVVPMDCSLCEVALDLGGRAYSVIDLGLASPSVEGWSSDDVEHFFRSLSTSLKANLHVRCHYSRNDHHCVEAAFKALGLSLRQATALDPRRAGVPSSKGVL
- the hisH gene encoding imidazole glycerol phosphate synthase subunit HisH — encoded protein: MRAALIDYGASNTLSVTAALQRAGFAVHITSDSQGLLDHDAIVIPGVGHFRTAALRLVPMRRALSQAAEEGIPILGICLGLQVLFEKSEESPEPGLGLMRGRVALISGGERVPHIGWNEIVATKDSALLNGIEDGSRVYFVHSYHVLPEDPDTVAAVTDYGTTLVCVVAADNVLGTQFHPEKSGSVGSQVLKNFCEIARRG
- a CDS encoding 1-(5-phosphoribosyl)-5-[(5-phosphoribosylamino)methylideneamino] imidazole-4-carboxamide isomerase — translated: MIVIPAIDILDGRVVRLEQGCPDRELRINGSLESLARKWEEQGAGLLHLVDIGAALGRTPFNRDNALLAQRIRTRVQMAGGVRTRELAATLLDSGVYRVVMGTVCVEQPAVLEGLVEEYGDERVAVALDCDGTGIRTHGWTHRTERSLSGFVESLCDAGVSVFIVTAVKHDGMLCGPDLRLMETVMASGVSRLIAAGGIGSLQDIERVRDLGAEGVVIGRALYENRFSFSEASAAARG
- the hisF gene encoding imidazole glycerol phosphate synthase subunit HisF, whose protein sequence is MLAKRIVPCLDVDRGRVVKGVNFQCLEDAGDPVKLAVRYCQEGADELVLLDISASHEGRPTVLDVVRRVASNIDIPFTVGGGIRSSQDALRVLESGADKVSVNTAAVADPSLIQAVADVFGRQCVVIAVDARRGASDSTPQSGYEVTVQGGRVATGRDVVQWCREATMLGGGEILLTSMDRDGVKSGYDIELTRLVTKSVRVPVIASGGAGSLQDIHDVLTEGGADAALAASIFHYGQFSICEVKSYLEKRGVVVRRCR
- a CDS encoding phosphoribosyl-AMP cyclohydrolase — translated: MQVVTIDELDFAKGSGLMPVVVQDYTDGSVLTLAYVNREALVKTIETGLAHFYRRSHGTVMMKGATSGNTQRVVEILTDCDLDSLVFRVIRSGPACHLGWESCFSRVVRKESQQTISVRTSSDTLVC